Below is a window of Procambarus clarkii isolate CNS0578487 chromosome 19, FALCON_Pclarkii_2.0, whole genome shotgun sequence DNA.
AGACTGGCTCAGCCAAGACTGGCACTCCCAGGAGGACGACGAAGTACCCTGGGGGCCACAAGACACGCTTGGCTTCCCTCCCGGCAGCATCGAGGAGCAAGCCGAAGACGCCGGCTTGGATATCCTGCTGGGATATCCGCAGCCGGAGAGTCCATGGTTGGCCAAGCGGCAACCACCGCGCCGGCTTGGTTCACTGGTTGATCTGTACCGCTCTGTGGCCCATGGCCTCAGCCCATTCGTCCCCGGCACCAAGGGGCAGGTGTTTTCCGCCGCCCCGGAGCGTAGGTCCGGTCGACGGCCGGCAGCTTGTCGATTCGGACCGTTCGGATTAGTGTGTTGGAACGCCGCACGGCGCGGCACGGTCATGCGTCAGCGGTCATCTCAGTTCTCCCAGTAGCGGCCTCTCCCACGGTGCCCCTGGGCATATACCCTCCCACCATGGGGGTCCTGGCCCCATCCCTCCACGTACCTCTCCCACCCCTCGTCATCAGGTGGGATGGGGCTCTACCCTTCCCAAGGGAGAAGACATATGATGTCTTCAGCATATCACTAAGGCGCTGTCTACGTTATTCGCTCACTTGTAACTTATATAGACATTCCAATTATCTGTTCTTTCATTTTCCTACAATTAATTTGTCTATTTGTGTCGAGGAGGAATAATTGTGTTGCACTGGGAGGCCCCAAGTGCATGGTTTCCTGTTGTTTAGGGACACCcaaacaaggagctggggtatgacgaccagtagctggggta
It encodes the following:
- the LOC123757710 gene encoding uncharacterized protein, with protein sequence MKRTCTVVLAVVAVSVAVEQPSNDGTWLASLRPARPSATGDTGDWLSQDWHSQEDDEVPWGPQDTLGFPPGSIEEQAEDAGLDILLGYPQPESPWLAKRQPPRRLGSLVDLYRSVAHGLSPFVPGTKGQVFSAAPERRSGRRPAACRFGPFGLVCWNAARRGTVMRQRSSQFSQ